CTTCTTgcctaacatcagtgcctgacctcacgaatgcgcttctagagaaatggtcaaacattcccataaacacactcctaaacattgtggaaagccttcccagaagatttgaagctgttatagctgcaaaagggcgggccaaatccatattacatccatgtgcatgtaaaggcagacgtcccagttttggcctggctcgcagtctccgttctaattcatcccaaaggtgttctattgggttgaggtcaggattcaaCTTTGCCGGAccgtgcaggccagtcaagttcctccacaccaaactcactcgtTCCATGTCATTAtggatttgtgcactggtgtgcagtcatgttggggCAGAAAGttgccatccccaaactgttcccacaaaattgggagcattaaaaattgttcaaaatgtcttggtatgaagctgaagcattaagagttcctttcagtggaactaaggggccgagcccaaacccctgaaaaacaaccccagaattcaatgacttggaggggtgtcccaaaacttttgacaatgtagtgtatgtgagtAGGTAAAGTTTCACCTCACCTCAATTTACTCACACTTTTAAATACACATGGTACAAATAACCCATTAGATAATTTTTTAACCCTTTAATAAGCCTCTGAAtgtctttttgtttattgtgtttggGTGTAGTTGACTGGTTAGTCCCCTTTCACTGTATGAACATACGGTATGCAGGCATTCATATATGCAACGTTTTGGGTGTGGAAATagcttcagctttttttttttttttttttactgtattgttACATCATATTACAACCATTGGCTTGTTAAGAAGAATGTTTCCATCCAGGCTTGTGTATATGAAAGGTCATTGACTTTCTTTCTTCCAGTCTTGTTCTTCTAAAGTTCTTGTGCATTACATTATAAGTGAAATAGGAGTTGGGAGTGAGAGGACATATAAAGTTTGAAAAGGCATCGTCATCATGGGTGGGTCCATCAATACATCTTTTTCCTGGAAAGGGGCATGTAGAGTATCTTTAATTAGCCTTTTCTTTTAGCTTTAAAGCAGGTACAGTTGTGTaccatttaaattattttaacgTTTACCATATTCAGATTTCCAGGTAAAAGATGCATTACTAAAggtgttttcattttcaaaggAAACTAAAAACcaaattcattaattttttttatgtatgtatggaaTAATATAGCAGTGTATTTCTCCAAAGCAAAGGTCAGTACTGCTCCAGAGAATTTTGATACTGGACATAACCAAAATAAATGCTAAACAGTTTCAGGACATTTCTTTGAATCTCACCTCCATTTAAATCTGCACAATGAAAATCAAAATCTCCTaaaacagtgtttataatgttttgtaataatcatcatcatcgatCTTTGTGGACTTTCTAGTGCAAGAAACATTTGTTCACTTAAAACCAGCACCTACTCGCTATGAAAGGtaatacttaaatatttaaaagtaatCTGTCAGCATTGTTCTCCAGGTCCACTGTCAATAAATAGctcaataaaaataacaaacacattaatattGCAGGCAGAAAGACCTCAGGGCTTTACTCTGTGCTTGCTCAGCAGCTACATCTGTAGGCTTTTTAAAGCCCTTATTTGCCCTTGATTTGTTCCCTGCCTCATTTACACCTTAGTTTGcataaaagtattttaaaagtgaaaagagTTATAATAAAATTCTCCTTCACCATTCAGCATCCAAACCACGGCAGTGACAtttgaataaatataattttagcACAGAGCGTACCACAGAAAGTATTGCAGGTCTGTTTGACGTCTTTCTGGCAcacaagaaaggaaaaaaaaaggaataaaacactaatgGTCGGAATGAATTAATCAGTCTCCACAACATGCTGACCCACGAGCGGAAAATGAGATTTATTTGAACATAAGAGCATCCTCTGCAGTCTCCACTGCATTATTACATTTCGTCCATGCATTACAGCTGgccaaaaaaaagcaaagcactTCAGCTTTATAACCCTGCCATTttggaagcacacacacacacacacacacaattttattgATTTAGTAATCTGATATCACCTCACATCATGTTGTTCATTGAGCTGTCTAGACAAAGAGAGCATATACACACGTGGACAAAATTGCCGGTActcttccattaaagaaagaaaaaccctcaatggtcactgaaataacttgaaactgacaaaagtaataatcaataaaaattTACTGTAAACTGACTAataaaaatcagacattgctgtTGAACTGTGGTCCAAAAAATGACGGTACCCTTAACTTGAAATTTTGTTGCACAGCATTTTGAGGCAATCAAGCCATTTCTGTAACTCTCAATGAGACTTCTGCACCTGTCCACAGGTATCTTGGCCCACTCCCCATGAACAAACCATTCCAGCCATCTCAGGTTtgcatgtttcagctctttccacaCACGTTCAGTAGGATTTAGATCAGGGCTCCTAGAAGGCCACTTCAGAATAACccaatgttttgttcttagccATTCCTGGGCGTTTTTTAAGCGCAGTTAGTTATTATCCTGTTGGATGACCTGTGACTGAGACCAAGCTTTCAGCACATTTCGCTCCAGAATGCTTTGATAGTCTGGAGATTTCATTGTATCCTGCACAGATTCGAGACACTCTGTGCCAgatgcagcaaagcagccccagaACATAACCGAGCCTCCTCTGTGTTTCACAGTATGCTACATTTTTGCGTCTGTGAACATAGAGCTGATGTGACTTGCCAAAAAGCTCcagttttgtctcatctgtccagAAGGACATTCTCCCAGCAGCTTTGTGGCTGGTCAATATGCATTTTGGCAAATTCCAGTCTCTTTTTATGATGTGCTTTCAACAGTGGAGTCCTCCTCGGTCATCTTCCATTAAGTCCACATTGGCTCAAAAAGTGCTGGATGGTGCAATCTGACACTGATGTACCTTGAGCTTGGAGTTCACCTCTAATCTCTTATTGGAAGTTGTTCTGGGCTCTTTGGTTACCATTCGTATTCAATTTGTCATCAATTTTCCTCTTGCGGTCACGTCCAGTCCCCTGGACCTTAAACTTCTGAATAATATGTGCACCTCTAGTCTCAGGAACATTGAGCTGTTCAGAGATGGTCTTATAGCCTTTACCTTTAACATGCTTGTCTATAATTTTCCTTCTAAACTCCTGAGACAACTCTCTCCTTAGCTTTCTGTGGTCCATGTTCATTGTGGTGTGCACCATGATACCAATCAACACGGTGACTACTTTTCACCCTTGATataggcagactgactgactACACACCTGTGATGCTAATTCCAGGACACACTTTAGATGAACATGTCCCTATGGTCAAATTATTTTCACTCGTTtttttgtccaggccagtttcatcagttttttttttttaatgcttctgttgaaccacaattcatAAGCAATGTCTAATTTTCATTAGTCGATTTtcagtacatttatttatttattattacttttgtcagtttcaagttatttcagtgaccattggTGGTTTTTCTGTCTTTAATGGACGGGTTCCAACAATTTTGTAACGCACTTCCATTTTCATTGCAAATGATCTAGTCATAATTATACATGTACAGATCATACGATATAGTCTGATACGATAAAAGGTCGTAAAAATCCATCGTCAGGCAGTGGATGCTGTGGAACAGGTAGCACaagtcagtgagtgtgttttgtttcaagtcaagggtgtgttttttttgtttacaaatggCTGAAGTTGAACTGAAAAATGAAACATACTTCATAacaacaatttttttatttgacctTTAAAAAATACAGGTTACGTTACAGCTAAACACAGTAGTTGGAATCATGTAGGATGTGTCACAGTCCTCAATCCTTTGTGAGATATGAGCTATTAGAATTCTTTCAAGTAATTGTAAAGTAATAAACACTTCTTAGTTGAGCTAATATTGtcggtccccattttgctgccaaatcagccctgacccgtcatgcactgtgacagaaccagcattaacttcttcagcaatttgagcaacagtagctggtctgttggatcggatcgcacgggccagccttcactacccatgtccatcaatgagccttggccgcccatgaccctgttaccgcttcaccactgttccttccttggaccacttttgatagatactgaccactgcagaccgggaacaccccacaagagctgcagttttggagatgctctgatccagtcatccagccatcacaatttagccctttgTCACTCACTCAAATcgttacacttgtccatttttcctgcttctaacacatcagcattgaggacaaaatgttcacttgctgcctaatatatcccccccactaacaggtgccatgatcatcagtcttattcacttcacctgtcagtgctcataatgttatgcctgattggtgtatgtatgtaataaagTGGCATTATAATCATACAAGTTAATTACAACCAATATTTATTGTGAGTAATACAGTTTTAATGTACGGGAGTGGACAAAGAACACGATACTCCTTTCATTCATATtgtcagtaactgctttatcttgCTCAGGATCACAGGgatttatataacatttttttttttaatatttagacTAGTAGAACCTGCTACGTCTGTCAGAAAACATCGCAGGcatgtgcaaaaaataaatacataagtgGATGAGACTGCAAACAGTCTATCTAGGTGAATAAAAAAGCAATCCCTTACACACCACAGTGTTAAAACCAACCTGTAATATCATATATCATGATACATGAAGACATCAGTTTTAGAGCAGCAATGTGTTCTTCAttaaatttcttatttttttccaaaaaaagatAAGACAAGGCAAATAGTTCCTGTGACAGTCATGATGAAAATGTCATTCTAAGTGTGCCTGAAACATATGTCCTGTCTGGCAAGTAAATAGTTCTTTGATAGCTGTGAATTATGGTTTCCACCCTCGGACGAGATCCAGAGATGATACTGTATCATGTTTAAGTCAAAAgtagcatgtttattaaatctCTTTTTGTAATGACACGGTTATATGTAGTAGAAGatatgaaagagacagagacaaagtgGATCTGATTCAAAACATTCATAAATTAATGAAATCGTGTTAAACAGGCAAAGGGTTTGGGTGTGGAAGTGTGTACAAGAGGTTCTGAGGGCTCACAGGACCAATCCTCCACCCATTATCTCCAACCTCTGtggaaggaaaaacagaaaacagtttttttttttttacctcctcAAAGGAATAGTAGGACAAAACATATTACTACATAAGTCCATTAaacactataatgccaaaagttttgggacacccctccacatcaatgaattcaggtgttgtgtttcaggggttggactcggtcccttagttccagtgaaaggaactcttaatgcttcagcttcataccaagacattttggacaatttcatgctcccaactttttggagatggctccttcctgttccaacatgactgcacaccagagcacaaagcaaggtccataaagacatggatgagagagtttggtgtggaggaacttcacagagtcctgacctcaacctgatagaacacctttgggatgaattaaagcagagactgcgagccaggccttctcgtccaacatcagtgactgacctcacaaatgcactagGTCCTCCATACCAAACTCACTCTTCATCCAtaaaaacttttgacaatatagggTACATCCATATTTTTGGACTTAACAGGAAGTATGCTTCATACCTGCGGAGGTTCAATAAAGGCGAGCCAATCAGACGAATGTGTTGGGAGGAGACCCATTGACTGACACTTGTAGATGGCCAGCGCTGAGCCGAGCAAGTTTCCGATTAGGTAGACCGTCCCCTGGAGCCACTGCTGACTCGAACTCTCCAGCAGTTTAAAGGCTGAAACATGGAAAGATAgtcaaatgtatttttatagCCCATGTCCATTTGCATTCAGATCAGTGTAGCTCTGAAATAAACAGGATGAACAGTATAAATCTGTAGCTGATCTCTCTAATTCTCTCAAAAACTGCATTGGCAGTTTATAGTGTGTCATAGTTCTGCATGAATTTATCGCTGTAAAACACCTGCAGTGATTTATTTGCTGCCTGCTTGTTGTTTCAAGAGTAAATGGTTAGGGGGCAGCAATTTTTTTCTGCTGAACAAATactgaattaaatatatttattgccTTTGGAAGTGCGTATAAAGATgagctgtaaaataaaaagacgCTATGGCATTCTTCGGATGCTAACGTAGCTCATTTAGCAGTGTTTAAGTGCAATGAAAAAGCAAACGGAAGCTTTACTCACTTGCAGACATGGACATGAGCGCCTGAATGGGCCTCCAtgccatcatacacaccatcatgaTGGGGAAGATAGAAATTGTGTTGCCAGACATGTACATAATGAACAGATTCATGGGGATTTGCTTCAGAGGGCCAAGGGCTACATCCCAGCATCTCTAAAAACAtatgcacaaacacaaaaatatggCATTAAGAAATGATGTACCTGATGAACATCTCAATTATAAAAGAATATCATAGGAATCTTTCCTTTTCAAATGCTTTATGAATTGTCctaattttcatcattttaacacatttatttaatcagGTTAGTATGGCTTTTAAGTGTTGTTTGGTGTACATGACTATGTGTCTTTGTATTGTAGATTTTATTCTCACAAACATTGATAAATTTCACTCTACACTTCCTGTTGTTTTACCTTCTCCACCAGGTTGCGGTCAGCCTCCTGCACGCTGGTGTCAGGGACCGGTTTATCCGAGTAGCCCACAGGATACATAACTTCTCCATCCTTCAGCTGCCTATCTCCTCGAGTCCTGCAGAGAGAATTCATTTCTGTACAGCCATCCTTGTTTTTCAGTTCATGCTATtctacacaacaacaaaactacaTACTCAGTATCAGTATGAGGGAAGATTCTGGTCTGAAATGCTGGACTTGTATCAGATCCAAGTTAACATTGTTTGATCTGAGACATcacatgaagaaaaagaaacaaattacAGTAAAGCTTGCCAAAACCTCGCGACAAAATCTTGACCATGGGTCAGTGTATGAACAGTCTCTGAGGTACTCAGAGTTCTCTCAGGTGCTTTCAGTGACCGCTTTTTCTTGGTCACCTAGAAGCAAATTATCATTGCCAGTCCACGTAATAGCATGTTTctgggaggtgagaggaaaccagagacccctggaggaaacccatatGGACACTGGGAGAAATGTGGAACTCCACATACTGCAATTGACTAGAGGCCCTAATTCTTGACCCCTGACCAGTGACAAGACAAAGATAACCCCACCTCAACTGATTTTCTATTCAGGAACACTAAAAGGTCTCGTCAACTCAGCAAGTGACATCAAAGCAatgtgtcctcaaagttgatgtgttagaagcaggaaaaatgggcaagcgtaaggatttgagcgagttgatgaagggccaaattgtgatggcggacagacgaccggatcagagcatctccaaaactgcagctcttgtggggtgttcccggtctgcagtggtcagtatctatcaaaagtggtccaaggaaggaacagtggtgaaccggcgacagggtcatgggcggtcaaggtgcaaggagtgaaggctggcctgtgtgatccgatccatcagacgagctactgttgctcaaattgctgaagaagttaatgctggttctgacagaaaggtatcagaatacacagtgtatgatggaTCAGCAAAAGGGGAGCCCAAccaaatattaggcaggtggtcataatgttataccggATTGGTGTATCTATAatgctatatacactatacagatCGCTGTTTTGAGGAGGAAAATATTCATCGTGTATCAGTTAACTAGCCAGCTTGCAGCAAAAGACTAACGTGGAGGGAGGTGCAATAATGCACAGAAGTTCAGAATGACATTTAATACAGCACGGGCACAGGATCGAACCAAGGACACTGCAGCTGTGAGACAGCAACACTACCCACTGAACCACCATATCACTATTGTGTCAGActggaaaaaataatcaatatcaTCTTGCGCTTCATTTGTGCTACTGGAGGAACTCTTGCAGGGTTCTCCTTAGAACTTGCAGATAATCAAATttcttagctctgtgtttgctGGTCCTTTGACTGAAGATCAACTCTTCTGAGACTAAGTTAGGATTAAGTTTAGGATTTCTTACCTGGTGTTGGCCAGACTTAGCTCCAGAGCCCATTTCATCCTCTTTGGTCCTGTGGCTTTAGTGGACAAAGCTCCTCCCTGTCCCCCCGGTGATGACATGGCTCAGATaactaataaacaaaaaaatgtaaatatttttactaTTTACCTAGGTGATCCGGTAAACTCCCAAAGTTCACCCAAGATATCTTGATGATGAAGACTGCATGCGTAAAGTTAAAgtaaagcacaggga
This portion of the Hemibagrus wyckioides isolate EC202008001 linkage group LG29, SWU_Hwy_1.0, whole genome shotgun sequence genome encodes:
- the emc4 gene encoding ER membrane protein complex subunit 4, with amino-acid sequence MSSPGGQGGALSTKATGPKRMKWALELSLANTRTRGDRQLKDGEVMYPVGYSDKPVPDTSVQEADRNLVEKRCWDVALGPLKQIPMNLFIMYMSGNTISIFPIMMVCMMAWRPIQALMSMSATFKLLESSSQQWLQGTVYLIGNLLGSALAIYKCQSMGLLPTHSSDWLAFIEPPQRLEIMGGGLVL